ATAACTTCTTTATTGAGGAAAACATTTACTTACTACAACtgtaatatgtggttgtctcacctagctctCTTAAGATGAATACATGAACTGTAAGTCaccctggataagagtgtctgcgaaattactaaaatgtcaaatgtataaCATCTGTTACATTACTAACGACTGTAAAAACAGTTGGGTTATGGAGCAGTACCACCATAAGCTGTGTGAGGAGTCTCCAGTGCTTCTGGGAGAGGTCTGAACCAGTAGGGCAGTGAGCAGAAGCAGACAGAACAATGACACTCTGCTCTGGAGCCATCTCCAGATCCTCCATCATTTTTTGCACACCCACACCCCTCTGCTCTGTATCCCAATACCGATACCGACGGACATCCTGGATCCCTGCTGCCTCAAAGATACCAGCCAAGGAGTCTGCAGAAAGGAACATGACGACCAGAGCTTCAGCACCAATATCATCAGCAATACCAATACTATATTGCTCTGTGATTGTGCTTTTAACTATGTGCATGCTCTCCTCCCCCCGCTACTTACCAtcacagggggaggagagatagactgGCCCACACCAGACACCGCTCACATTGTACCAGTGCTTCAAGAGCTCAGCCCCCAGACGGACAGCCCCAGTACAGCCCACAGTCTGCACACCCAACACCTATAGAATAATGAGCATAGGGGAGGGGAGTAAAATCTAAATACTCACAGCCATAATGTATTATCCAATGCCACTTACAAGCTTATGTTGATTGATTACATAAAAAGTAGTGTGTGGATAGGGAAGGGGTGGCCAAAGTGTAATTACATAGGTTACGCTGCCGTTGAGCTTGTGAAAGGCCTATCTTTGTGTCCAGATGGCTGTTCTTGACTGATGGCTTGGTGCAGTGCTTATTTAAATACAGTTTCATAACCTTGAGCTCAGCAAGCCACCTACTGTATGAGAAAACTGTGAGGATCACACATGAGGTCAAGTTGATCCATGGAACATACACAGTAGACAGCAAAGATTACCCTGTTCTCCACGATGGCATGGCAGTCCCTGCCCAAAACCAATTCTGTTGCTCTCCTGGTGAATTCTGGAAGGCCAAAGGATGATGGATACTCTGGACAGAGAGTGGGGTCTGTGCAGATCTGTTGCATTATTTTCCCAACGAGCGGGCTCACAGAGGTCTGACCTTCCTTGTTGAGATACTCTGAGGTCCCAAAAAATAGTTATGACAATAAATATTTTAATGCTTAGGCTAGAATAAGCTGTAATATATTACCCTAAAATAGTAACTTAACAAGCTTAActaaataatttaaaaatatatattatttgatCAGTAGTGATATTCTGCCATTTAGTCTAGTTGAACTCAGTCAGTGGTTCTTACTCAAGGCACAAGGACCAGACACTAGGGGCAGTGACAACAAACGCTAATGAGATGCATAGAAGTCATCAAGCTGAATTTATGAGCTAACTCACCTCTTCCCGCCAAGTACACTTTGCTGAGATGAGTGTCTGTCTTGAAGTCAGCCAATAGCTTGGTTTCAGGATTCGGTTCTGCAGTTGGAGTGTCGACGAATATAGAGAGAAGAGTTATTCCCCGGGCTTGAACATTTTCAGTGGAACCCACTCCACCATCACTATTACATGTTTGCCTCATCTTTTCAGTTTCATCAGCCTGTTCTGTCAGCACTAAGCAAGCCACCAAGCCTTTGTTTATGGTTGTTGCTTAGCTACACAACATCAATTTAAATACCGTATCTTGGCAACGTCTGTGATGGATGGCTTCTACCGTTCTCTTATAAATAATATAAACGGttttcactagttaccacagccataaAGTCAGCATTGAATATCGTAAAAATTAacttaagtttagggttaggcttaAGTTTAGCaatttggttaaggttagggttagggttaagtttaacatctaattttaagaagataaattacAGAAATAGGCCGGGTTTAGGATTTAGTGATTGTGGTAACTAGGGACGACCCTTATAAATTGACAGGTTTGAGATTTCGTTCTCATTGACCTCTATGCTGAGTAGCCTTCGCATCGACACTGAGCTGCTTGGTTAAAAAAATTTTCCTGCAGGAAGTGTTCAAGAACCTGTTTCCTCAAAACCCAACTTTTTGGCAATATAAGTTAAACCCACAGAAACAAAAAGTTGCTTTTTAAAGTTCCTCAAAACCCAACTGTAGAAACCCACAGAAGAGAGAATTGAAAAATATGAATTAGATTATCCCTGTCAACAAGCTACAAACTCTTTTGTGTGGTTTTAAATGTAAATGCTGCTTTTAAAATGAACAGTTTTACTCCATGTTCTAAGTACTCCATGTTCTAAGTACTCCATGTTCTAAGTACTCCATGTTCTAAGTACTCCATGTTCCTGATTGAACATTTGAACCATTCAAACCAAATTGTCCCTTTGTAAAGTAAGGCACAATTAAGCATTATACTCAAGGCCCTTTACTCAAAGCCCCCAGTCAGACTGCATTGATGATGCCGACACAGCAGTTTTCCTATTGAATCCCAGTATAGTAGCAAGTGTAGACACATGGTTGCTGACTGAAGCACCTTTTTAAGATAATTTGCATGTTAGAGGGTCGAGATTTTTCTGAAATTTGCAGCTAGAAATGTAACATATAGAGCTACTGTCTCATCTCATGTTTACATTCAATGCATTGTATTTTGAATTCAACAAGTGTGAACTTGGTGCACATCATTACAGAGCAAATAAAAGCTCACATTTGTAGTCACTTACAACATTTGAGGCAGATTGTTCAGACTCAGCTGTACACTAGGTGGCACTGTATGTTTAAGTAAATCGTTCTTGCTCCGTTTGCAGTAGGTATACTTGAGCCCCTGATTCTTGTTGGAACCCTTCTTCACAGAATACA
This window of the Oncorhynchus tshawytscha isolate Ot180627B linkage group LG12, Otsh_v2.0, whole genome shotgun sequence genome carries:
- the got1l1 gene encoding putative aspartate aminotransferase, cytoplasmic 2 isoform X2, with translation MRQTCNSDGGVGSTENVQARGITLLSIFVDTPTAEPNPETKLLADFKTDTHLSKVYLAGREYLNKEGQTSVSPLVGKIMQQICTDPTLCPEYPSSFGLPEFTRRATELVLGRDCHAIVENRVLGVQTVGCTGAVRLGAELLKHWYNVSGVWCGPVYLSSPCDDSLAGIFEAAGIQDVRRYRYWDTEQRGVGVQKMMEDLEMAPEQSVIVLSASAHCPTGSDLSQKHWRLLTQLMVRCRFFPFFLLPAQGLCHGDVQQDAWPVRLCASLGMELLCAQSFSHSFGLYGERVGHLLCVLKQSSTLLAVQSQAEKQVRALWSRPSVRGARVVATVLSNPAHHVEWQEGVKSMVERGILVRERLREKLRLLGCPGSWDHLIQQGGLYCCTGLNVQQVEFLEKRRHIYLHPNGCLNFKVRHFLFHISHSSVLLPHLVHCSGDTLPS
- the got1l1 gene encoding putative aspartate aminotransferase, cytoplasmic 2 isoform X1; amino-acid sequence: MRQTCNSDGGVGSTENVQARGITLLSIFVDTPTAEPNPETKLLADFKTDTHLSKVYLAGREYLNKEGQTSVSPLVGKIMQQICTDPTLCPEYPSSFGLPEFTRRATELVLGRDCHAIVENRVLGVQTVGCTGAVRLGAELLKHWYNVSGVWCGPVYLSSPCDDSLAGIFEAAGIQDVRRYRYWDTEQRGVGVQKMMEDLEMAPEQSVIVLSASAHCPTGSDLSQKHWRLLTQLMVRCRFFPFFLLPAQGLCHGDVQQDAWPVRLCASLGMELLCAQSFSHSFGLYGERVGHLLCVLKQSSTLLAVQSQAEKQVRALWSRPSVRGARVVATVLSNPAHHVEWQEGVKSMVERGILVRERLREKLRLLGCPGSWDHLIQQGGLYCCTGLNVQQVEFLEKRRHIYLHPNGCLNPQFCLAAPPGSLQRRHTPKLAVWLCLSTHRIIRVSCLRSPLPSL
- the got1l1 gene encoding putative aspartate aminotransferase, cytoplasmic 2 isoform X3, with amino-acid sequence MRQTCNSDGGVGSTENVQARGITLLSIFVDTPTAEPNPETKLLADFKTDTHLSKVYLAGREYLNKEGQTSVSPLVGKIMQQICTDPTLCPEYPSSFGLPEFTRRATELVLGRDCHAIVENRVLGVQTVGCTGAVRLGAELLKHWYNVSGVWCGPVYLSSPCDDSLAGIFEAAGIQDVRRYRYWDTEQRGVGVQKMMEDLEMAPEQSVIVLSASAHCPTGSDLSQKHWRLLTQLMVRCRFFPFFLLPAQGLCHGDVQQDAWPVRLCASLGMELLCAQSFSHSFGLYGERVGHLLCVLKQSSTLLAVQSQAEKQVRALWSRPSVRGARVVATVLSNPAHHVEWQEGVKSMVERGILVRERLREKLRLLGCPGSWDHLIQQGGLYCCTGLNVQQVEFLEKRRHIYLHPNGCLNVSAINSCNLDYIAESIHLALTSVF